The following are encoded in a window of Cryobacterium sp. CG_9.6 genomic DNA:
- the dnaG gene encoding DNA primase — translation MAGLIRQGDIEEVKARTNIADIVGDYVQLKSAGIGSMKGLCPFHDERTPSFHVRPQVGFYHCFGCGESGDVYSFLQKMDHVTFSEAVERLAGRAGLELHYEDGGGAAPDHGNRARLLAANQAAAEFFVERLGSHDAQIGRDFLGGRGFDAEAAAHFGVGFAPKSWDELTKHLRGKGFTTDELTLSGLVSSGDRGVYDRFRGRLVWPIRDITGQTIGFGARKLLDDDKGPKYLNTPESPVYHKAQVLYGLDLAKRDISRSHQVVVVEGYTDVMACHLAGVTTAVATCGTSFGVDHIKVLRRVMGDDSGVGEVVFTFDPDAAGQKAAMRAFSEEQRFSAQTFVAVAPEGFDPCDLRLHRGDDAVRRLVDSKKPMFEFMIRQLLGQYNLETVEGRIGALRAAAPIVGDIRDPSLRPGYTRELARMLGVDLGEVRKAVSTAQGRSRTPEAPPRYSAVAVEVPPEKPFSLLELPTDPVTRMERDGLMAMLQNPTLVGSDILARAVQTSFSNASLAIVRDAMASSLDHAENADWLDQVVSAVPEALANLVKQLAMAPLPERPGREITRYVRDVSVALIEKDLLRQNAELRGRLQRADPTNRDVYVTLQREIMRVEAERRSLRDE, via the coding sequence ATGGCTGGACTGATTCGACAAGGTGACATCGAAGAGGTCAAGGCCCGTACCAATATTGCCGACATTGTGGGCGACTATGTGCAGCTGAAATCGGCCGGCATCGGTTCGATGAAGGGCTTATGTCCCTTCCACGATGAGCGCACCCCGAGTTTTCACGTGCGCCCCCAGGTGGGTTTCTACCACTGCTTCGGTTGCGGCGAGAGCGGGGACGTGTACTCGTTCCTGCAAAAAATGGACCACGTCACCTTCAGCGAGGCCGTCGAACGCCTGGCCGGTCGTGCCGGGCTGGAGCTGCACTACGAAGACGGCGGGGGAGCCGCGCCCGACCACGGCAATCGGGCACGCCTGCTCGCCGCTAACCAGGCTGCCGCGGAGTTCTTTGTGGAACGCCTCGGAAGCCACGACGCTCAGATCGGCCGTGACTTTCTGGGTGGACGCGGGTTCGACGCCGAGGCCGCCGCGCACTTCGGAGTGGGCTTCGCCCCAAAGAGCTGGGATGAACTCACCAAGCACCTCCGGGGCAAGGGTTTCACCACCGATGAGCTCACGCTGTCTGGTCTGGTGTCGAGCGGTGACCGTGGTGTGTACGATCGCTTCCGCGGCCGCTTGGTCTGGCCCATCCGTGACATCACGGGGCAGACAATCGGATTTGGTGCGCGAAAACTCCTCGACGACGACAAGGGACCGAAGTACCTGAACACCCCCGAGTCACCCGTGTATCACAAGGCACAGGTGCTCTACGGGCTCGACCTGGCTAAGCGTGACATTTCCCGCAGTCACCAGGTTGTGGTCGTGGAAGGCTACACCGACGTGATGGCGTGTCACCTGGCCGGCGTCACCACCGCTGTTGCCACCTGCGGCACGTCCTTCGGTGTCGATCACATCAAGGTGCTGCGCCGCGTCATGGGCGATGACAGTGGGGTGGGTGAGGTGGTCTTCACCTTCGACCCGGATGCCGCGGGCCAGAAGGCCGCCATGCGCGCCTTCAGCGAGGAGCAGCGTTTCAGTGCCCAAACGTTCGTGGCCGTGGCTCCCGAAGGCTTTGACCCGTGCGACCTGCGGCTTCACCGTGGGGACGACGCCGTTCGTCGCCTCGTGGATTCAAAAAAGCCCATGTTTGAGTTCATGATTCGCCAGCTACTGGGCCAGTACAACCTCGAGACCGTTGAGGGGCGCATCGGTGCCCTGCGCGCGGCGGCACCCATCGTGGGCGACATTCGCGACCCGTCCCTTCGGCCGGGCTACACGCGGGAACTCGCCCGCATGCTTGGCGTGGACCTGGGGGAGGTGCGCAAGGCGGTATCGACCGCACAGGGCCGCTCGCGCACGCCCGAGGCTCCCCCACGATACTCCGCCGTCGCCGTCGAGGTTCCGCCGGAGAAACCCTTCTCGCTGCTGGAGCTGCCGACCGACCCCGTGACTCGAATGGAGCGTGACGGCCTCATGGCGATGCTGCAGAATCCGACGCTCGTCGGCTCCGACATCCTGGCGCGCGCGGTACAGACGAGCTTCTCCAACGCCAGCCTGGCCATTGTGCGCGACGCCATGGCGTCCAGCCTCGACCATGCGGAGAATGCTGATTGGCTCGATCAGGTCGTGTCGGCTGTTCCCGAGGCTCTCGCCAACCTGGTGAAGCAGTTGGCCATGGCCCCGCTGCCCGAGCGTCCGGGTCGAGAGATCACCCGGTACGTGCGCGATGTCAGTGTGGCCCTCATCGAAAAGGACCTGCTGCGCCAGAATGCGGAGCTTCGTGGACGCCTGCAGAGAGCCGACCCCACCAACCGTGATGTCTACGTGACGCTGCAGCGAGAGATCATGCGGGTTGAGGCGGAACGGCGCAGTCTCCGCGACGAATAA
- a CDS encoding deoxyguanosinetriphosphate triphosphohydrolase, whose amino-acid sequence MVNAPEHVTPIYGEHDEERWFPEEHYSRRSDFARDRARLLHSSALRRLAAKTQVLSPTAGLDFARNRLTHSLEVAQVGRELANRLNVNPDIVDTACLAHDIGHPPFGHNGEKALNTWSLDIGGFEGNAQTLRLLTRLEPKVFGPDGESYGLNLTRASLDASCKYPWPESSSVRDPSGRAKYGFYEHDIAAFEWLRRGAPDRQLCIEAQIMDLSDDIAYSVHDFEDAVVNGYVDVALLGRRTNHDDLLATMSEWIGTELSEEDLSKAFNRLDSLDYWMSEWSGGRRDQGRLKNLSSQLIGRFSGAAVRATRQAYPGENFIRFGAHVVVPRETQAEIAVLKGIVAAFVMTRNTRKPIYVQQRQVLTLLADTLLASGDEHLDPGFTEDWAAAADDGARKRVVVDQVASLTDQSALAWYERLVQG is encoded by the coding sequence GTGGTTAACGCACCCGAACACGTCACGCCAATCTATGGCGAGCACGACGAGGAACGCTGGTTCCCGGAGGAGCACTATTCACGGCGCAGCGATTTCGCGCGCGACCGGGCGCGACTGCTGCACTCCAGCGCCCTGCGACGGCTGGCCGCCAAGACGCAGGTGCTCTCCCCGACAGCCGGTCTTGACTTCGCCCGCAACCGCCTCACTCACTCGCTCGAGGTGGCCCAGGTAGGCCGCGAACTCGCAAACCGCTTGAACGTGAATCCCGACATCGTGGATACCGCGTGCCTCGCGCACGACATTGGGCATCCGCCCTTTGGCCACAACGGGGAAAAGGCACTCAACACCTGGTCCCTGGACATTGGGGGTTTTGAAGGCAACGCGCAGACGCTGCGGTTGCTCACCCGACTCGAGCCCAAGGTCTTCGGCCCGGATGGCGAGAGCTACGGCTTGAACCTCACCCGGGCGAGCCTGGATGCGAGTTGCAAGTATCCGTGGCCGGAGAGTTCCTCCGTGCGCGATCCGAGTGGCCGAGCCAAGTATGGCTTTTACGAGCACGACATCGCAGCTTTTGAGTGGCTGCGCCGCGGCGCACCGGACCGGCAGCTGTGCATCGAGGCGCAGATCATGGACCTCTCCGACGACATCGCCTACTCCGTGCACGACTTCGAAGACGCCGTGGTGAACGGTTACGTGGACGTTGCCCTGCTCGGACGACGCACAAATCATGATGACCTGCTGGCCACCATGTCGGAGTGGATCGGCACCGAGCTCTCCGAGGAGGATCTCTCGAAGGCCTTCAACCGCCTTGACTCCCTCGATTATTGGATGTCGGAGTGGTCCGGCGGTCGCCGCGATCAGGGACGGCTGAAAAATCTCAGCAGCCAGCTCATCGGGCGGTTCAGCGGCGCGGCCGTGCGCGCCACGCGACAGGCCTACCCGGGCGAGAACTTCATCCGCTTCGGCGCTCACGTGGTGGTTCCGCGCGAGACGCAGGCGGAGATTGCCGTGCTGAAGGGGATCGTGGCAGCGTTCGTCATGACCCGCAACACCCGCAAGCCCATCTACGTGCAGCAGCGTCAGGTGCTCACCCTGCTGGCCGACACGCTCCTGGCCAGTGGCGACGAGCATCTCGACCCGGGCTTCACCGAGGATTGGGCCGCGGCCGCTGACGATGGCGCCCGCAAACGCGTGGTTGTCGATCAGGTCGCCAGTCTCACGGATCAGTCGGCACTGGCCTGGTACGAACGGCTCGTGCAGGGTTAG
- the dusB gene encoding tRNA dihydrouridine synthase DusB, which yields MTLTHATPAPLKIGPLTLDVPVVLAPMAGITNTAFRRLCREFGAGLYVSEMITSRALVERTRESMRLIAHHPSETTRSIQLYGVDPKTVSEAVTMLVAEDRADHIDLNFGCPVPKVTRKGGGAALPWKLGLFRQIVEAAVGAAGDVPVTVKMRKGIDSDHLTYLEAGKAAAGAGVASIALHARTAAEFYSGQADWSAIAQLKNTITDTPILGNGDIWSADDALRMVAETGCDGVVVGRGCLGRPWLFGDLAAAFRGETLKAEPSLGEVCNAFRRHAELLTEFFESEERACRDVRKHVAWYFKGYPVGGDLRARLAAVESLAMLDDLLGTLDGDQPYPGAGAEGPRGRAGTPKKPSLPERWLESQELAGAERLHLTEGEGDTSGG from the coding sequence ATGACTCTCACACACGCAACTCCCGCACCGCTCAAGATTGGGCCGTTGACTCTCGACGTGCCTGTGGTTCTTGCGCCCATGGCCGGCATCACCAACACCGCATTTCGCCGGCTCTGTCGCGAATTCGGTGCCGGGCTCTACGTGAGTGAAATGATCACCTCGCGTGCCCTGGTGGAGCGCACACGTGAGTCCATGCGACTGATCGCCCATCATCCCAGCGAGACCACCCGGTCGATTCAGCTGTACGGCGTTGATCCCAAGACCGTGTCCGAGGCAGTCACCATGCTCGTGGCCGAGGATCGCGCCGACCATATCGACCTCAACTTCGGCTGCCCGGTACCCAAGGTCACCCGCAAGGGCGGCGGGGCGGCGCTGCCCTGGAAGCTGGGACTCTTTCGCCAGATTGTGGAAGCAGCCGTAGGTGCCGCCGGTGACGTTCCCGTCACCGTGAAGATGCGCAAGGGCATCGACTCCGATCACCTCACCTATCTCGAAGCGGGCAAGGCTGCGGCCGGCGCCGGCGTGGCATCAATCGCCCTGCACGCGCGCACCGCCGCGGAGTTCTACTCCGGCCAGGCCGACTGGTCCGCCATCGCGCAGCTCAAGAACACCATCACCGACACTCCGATTCTCGGCAACGGCGACATTTGGTCCGCCGACGATGCACTGCGCATGGTGGCGGAGACCGGATGCGACGGTGTCGTTGTCGGGCGCGGCTGCCTCGGGCGTCCGTGGCTGTTCGGTGACCTCGCCGCGGCTTTTCGCGGTGAGACGCTGAAGGCGGAACCCTCCCTCGGTGAGGTGTGTAACGCCTTTCGTCGGCACGCGGAGCTGCTCACGGAATTTTTCGAGAGCGAAGAGCGAGCTTGCCGCGACGTGCGCAAGCACGTGGCCTGGTACTTCAAGGGGTATCCGGTGGGCGGCGACCTGCGGGCCCGACTGGCCGCCGTCGAGTCCCTGGCCATGCTCGACGATCTGCTCGGAACCCTCGACGGCGACCAGCCCTACCCCGGCGCGGGCGCTGAGGGACCGCGCGGACGTGCCGGCACTCCGAAGAAGCCGTCGCTGCCGGAACGCTGGTTGGAGTCTCAGGAGTTGGCCGGTGCGGAACGACTGCACCTGACCGAGGGCGAAGGGGACACAAGCGGTGGTTAA
- a CDS encoding DsbA family oxidoreductase translates to MTDTTNVTEAATAADTIKVDIWSDVQCPWCYIGKRKFEAGAALYGGPIEVEYHSFELSPDTPVEYAGTPTQYLSEKKGMSLPEVEQMLERVTGIAESVGLHYDYDSIHQTNTVISHELLHYAKSQGRQLDMKERLLKAYFVEGRHVGRIEDLADLAAEIGLDRVDVVRALTAHEFLADVKADVAQAGEYGIQGVPFFVIDGKYGVSGAQDADTFAEVLNKVRTEKSEENIA, encoded by the coding sequence GTGACCGATACAACGAATGTGACCGAAGCGGCAACCGCAGCCGACACCATCAAGGTCGATATCTGGTCCGATGTGCAGTGCCCCTGGTGCTACATCGGCAAGCGAAAATTTGAGGCCGGTGCAGCCCTGTACGGCGGGCCCATCGAGGTGGAATACCACAGCTTCGAACTTTCGCCCGATACCCCCGTGGAATATGCCGGCACCCCCACGCAGTACCTGAGCGAGAAGAAGGGGATGTCGCTACCGGAGGTGGAGCAGATGCTTGAGCGCGTGACCGGTATTGCCGAGAGCGTGGGACTGCACTACGACTACGACTCCATTCACCAGACCAACACGGTGATCTCCCACGAGCTGCTGCACTACGCCAAGTCTCAGGGTCGTCAACTGGACATGAAGGAGCGCCTTCTGAAGGCCTACTTCGTTGAGGGGCGCCATGTGGGGCGCATTGAGGACCTCGCTGACCTCGCCGCCGAGATCGGCCTCGACCGCGTCGACGTTGTTCGCGCTCTGACCGCACACGAGTTTCTTGCCGATGTGAAAGCGGATGTCGCCCAGGCCGGCGAATACGGCATTCAGGGAGTTCCCTTCTTCGTCATTGACGGAAAATACGGAGTGTCCGGAGCGCAGGATGCTGATACATTTGCCGAAGTCTTGAATAAGGTTCGAACCGAAAAGTCTGAGGAGAACATCGCATGA
- a CDS encoding isoprenyl transferase — translation MTSPEPARRGFLRKTRTPTPITHKDSVPFRALDWTGLYPPDIDPRAVPEHIAIVMDGNGRWANARGLNRVEGHKMGEAALLDVVAGAIQLGVKHLSVYAFSTENWKRSPEEVRFLMGFNRDVIHRRRDQLNEWGVRVRWAGRKPRLWASVINELQFAEKLTASNDVLTLTMCVNYGGRTEITDAVRELAEEVAAGRLKPSGITEKAIQRHLYTSELPDVDLFVRSSGEQRTSNFLLWQSAYAEMVFLDTLWPDFTRVDLWHAIELYASRNRRYGGAVDTPTAEEALQ, via the coding sequence ATGACATCTCCTGAGCCGGCGCGTCGCGGATTCCTGCGCAAAACGCGAACGCCCACGCCCATCACGCACAAGGACTCGGTGCCGTTCCGTGCCCTCGATTGGACCGGGCTCTATCCGCCCGACATCGACCCGCGCGCGGTTCCCGAGCACATTGCCATCGTCATGGACGGGAACGGTCGCTGGGCGAACGCGCGCGGCCTGAACCGCGTCGAGGGACACAAGATGGGGGAAGCCGCACTGCTCGATGTCGTGGCCGGCGCCATCCAGCTCGGCGTGAAGCATCTGAGCGTGTACGCGTTTTCTACCGAAAACTGGAAGCGTTCTCCCGAGGAGGTTCGCTTCCTGATGGGCTTCAACCGTGACGTGATCCATCGCCGCCGCGACCAGCTCAACGAGTGGGGAGTGCGGGTGAGGTGGGCCGGCCGAAAGCCGCGACTCTGGGCATCCGTCATTAACGAATTGCAGTTTGCCGAGAAACTCACCGCGTCCAATGATGTGCTTACGCTCACCATGTGCGTGAACTACGGCGGTCGCACCGAGATCACGGATGCCGTGCGCGAGTTGGCCGAAGAGGTTGCCGCGGGCAGGCTGAAGCCGTCGGGCATCACCGAGAAGGCCATTCAGCGCCACCTGTACACGAGCGAGCTGCCAGATGTGGACCTGTTCGTGCGCAGCTCGGGGGAGCAACGAACCAGCAACTTTCTGCTGTGGCAGAGCGCCTATGCCGAGATGGTGTTTCTCGACACGCTCTGGCCCGACTTCACCCGCGTTGACCTTTGGCATGCCATAGAGCTTTATGCGTCTCGCAATCGCCGTTACGGCGGCGCGGTCGACACGCCCACAGCCGAAGAGGCACTTCAGTAG
- the recO gene encoding DNA repair protein RecO yields MPVYRDEAVVLRTHKLGEADRIVTLLTRAHGKVRAVAKGVRRTGSKFGARLEPFMVADVQLYEGRNLDIVTQAESLGSYGALITADYDCYTAASVMVETADKLTESEGSLQQYLLLVGALRSLSRREHGASLTLDSYLLRAVSMAGWAPSFQDCARCGAVGEHSAIVVQLGGVVCDTCASPGSPRVDRLTIALLSALLTGDWEHAAATSTRTQGQAGGIVAAYTQWHLGRGLRSLEHVAR; encoded by the coding sequence GTGCCTGTCTATCGAGATGAAGCGGTTGTGCTGCGAACCCACAAGCTGGGTGAAGCCGACCGGATCGTCACCCTGCTTACCCGTGCCCACGGTAAGGTGCGGGCCGTTGCCAAGGGTGTGCGACGGACGGGCTCCAAATTCGGGGCTCGCCTCGAACCCTTCATGGTGGCTGATGTGCAGCTCTATGAGGGACGAAATCTCGATATTGTCACCCAGGCCGAGTCTCTCGGCTCCTATGGCGCCCTCATTACCGCCGATTATGACTGTTACACCGCGGCGAGTGTCATGGTGGAAACAGCCGACAAGCTCACGGAATCGGAGGGATCCCTGCAGCAGTACCTGCTTCTGGTGGGCGCCCTGCGGTCCCTGTCACGGCGTGAACACGGAGCAAGTCTCACGCTGGATTCGTACCTTCTTCGCGCTGTCTCCATGGCCGGTTGGGCACCCAGTTTTCAGGACTGCGCCCGGTGCGGGGCCGTGGGTGAGCACTCAGCGATCGTGGTGCAGCTGGGTGGTGTGGTGTGCGACACCTGCGCCTCGCCCGGGTCTCCCCGCGTCGACAGGCTCACCATTGCCCTCCTCAGCGCCCTGCTCACCGGTGACTGGGAGCACGCGGCCGCCACGAGCACACGCACGCAGGGCCAGGCGGGTGGCATCGTTGCCGCCTACACCCAGTGGCATCTGGGCCGCGGCCTGCGTTCGTTGGAACACGTCGCCCGATGA
- the leuA gene encoding 2-isopropylmalate synthase, with amino-acid sequence MKNNQTASNMPVHRYRPYHEQFGIDLADRTWPSKRIEVAPRWCAVDLRDGNQALIDPMSPERKRIMFDLLVRMGYKEIEVGFPSASQTDFDFVRSLIDGNAIPDDVTIQVLTQAREALITRTYESIKGAKQAIVHLYNSTSVLQREVVFREDKQGIIDLALFGARTCRALEATVPGTTVYYEYSPESFTGTELEFAVDVSNQVIEIFEPTADRKVIINLPATVEMATPNVYADSIEWMSRHLAHRENVILSLHPHNDRGTAIAAAELGYLAGADRIEGCLFGNGERTGNVDLVALGVNMFTQGVDPQIDFSNIDEIKRTAEYCNQLPVPERSPWAGDLVFTAFSGSHQDAIKKGFEAMDAEAAERDCSTSDLVWAVPYLPVDPKDLGRSYEAVIRVNSQSGKGGVAYLLKTDHSLDLPRKLQIEFSGVVQAKTDSEGGEVTSAQIWDIFNDEYLPASVKTPDAKWGRFEIFSTRTSSDLAGHVDLAVDLRDGDTVSNVTGHGNGPINAFLTVLDERGIQVTLYDYVEHALSAGGDALAAAYVELDVNGKRFWGVGIDEDISTASLKAVVSAVNRGVRSEVGRRQLSTV; translated from the coding sequence ATGAAGAACAATCAGACCGCATCCAACATGCCGGTTCACCGCTACCGCCCGTACCACGAGCAGTTCGGCATCGACCTTGCCGACCGCACCTGGCCGTCGAAGCGGATCGAGGTGGCGCCGCGCTGGTGCGCTGTCGACCTGCGAGACGGCAACCAGGCTCTCATCGACCCGATGAGTCCCGAGCGCAAGCGCATCATGTTTGACCTGCTCGTACGCATGGGCTACAAGGAGATCGAGGTGGGCTTTCCGTCCGCCAGCCAGACAGACTTCGACTTTGTGCGCAGCCTGATCGACGGAAACGCCATTCCGGACGACGTCACCATCCAGGTGCTCACTCAGGCACGAGAAGCGCTCATTACGCGCACCTACGAGTCGATCAAGGGTGCCAAGCAGGCCATCGTGCACCTGTACAACTCCACCAGCGTGTTGCAGCGCGAGGTGGTCTTCCGTGAAGACAAGCAGGGCATCATTGACCTTGCTCTTTTCGGCGCCCGCACCTGCCGTGCCCTCGAGGCGACAGTGCCCGGCACCACGGTGTACTACGAGTACTCACCGGAGAGTTTCACCGGCACCGAGCTCGAGTTCGCGGTGGACGTCTCCAACCAGGTCATCGAGATCTTTGAACCCACGGCCGACCGCAAGGTCATCATCAACCTGCCCGCCACCGTGGAAATGGCCACGCCAAACGTGTATGCGGACTCCATTGAGTGGATGTCGCGCCACCTCGCCCACCGCGAGAACGTGATTCTGTCCCTACACCCGCACAACGACCGCGGCACCGCAATCGCCGCCGCGGAGCTCGGTTACCTGGCCGGGGCAGACCGCATTGAGGGGTGCCTGTTCGGCAACGGGGAGCGCACCGGCAACGTGGACCTCGTGGCGCTGGGTGTCAACATGTTCACGCAGGGCGTTGACCCGCAGATCGACTTCAGCAACATCGACGAGATCAAGCGCACGGCAGAGTATTGCAACCAGCTGCCTGTTCCGGAGCGCAGCCCCTGGGCCGGCGACCTGGTATTCACGGCCTTCAGCGGGTCACACCAGGACGCCATCAAAAAGGGCTTCGAGGCCATGGATGCCGAGGCGGCCGAGCGCGACTGCTCCACCAGCGATCTCGTGTGGGCCGTGCCGTACCTGCCGGTTGATCCCAAGGACCTGGGGCGCAGCTACGAAGCCGTGATTCGAGTGAATTCTCAGTCGGGCAAGGGCGGAGTGGCTTACCTGCTCAAGACGGACCATTCCCTGGATCTCCCTCGCAAGCTGCAGATCGAATTCTCCGGCGTGGTGCAGGCGAAGACGGACAGTGAGGGCGGAGAGGTCACCAGCGCTCAGATCTGGGATATCTTCAACGACGAGTACCTACCGGCCAGCGTGAAGACCCCCGACGCCAAGTGGGGCCGCTTCGAGATCTTCTCCACGCGCACGTCCAGCGACCTGGCCGGACATGTGGACCTCGCCGTCGACCTGCGCGATGGTGACACCGTGTCCAATGTGACGGGTCACGGGAACGGCCCGATCAATGCCTTCCTCACCGTGTTGGACGAGCGCGGTATTCAGGTCACCCTCTACGACTATGTGGAGCACGCCCTGTCAGCCGGAGGCGATGCACTCGCAGCCGCCTACGTGGAACTGGACGTGAACGGCAAGCGGTTCTGGGGCGTGGGCATCGACGAGGACATCTCCACGGCCTCTCTCAAAGCCGTGGTGTCCGCCGTGAACCGCGGCGTTCGCTCCGAAGTCGGGCGTCGCCAGCTCAGCACGGTCTGA
- the era gene encoding GTPase Era, with the protein MTRTNENPAGDYRAGFVSFVGRPNVGKSTLTNALVGEKVAITSSKPQTTRRAIRGIVHQKNGQLILVDTPGIHKPRTLLGERLNSLVTATLAGVDVIGLCIPANEPIGPGDKFINEQLDAFPRARKVAIVTKIDASSKTNVANQLLAVSQLRDWEAIVPISATSRIQLDTLAVELLRLLPTAEAPLYPADTVTDETLESRISEYIREAALEGVTDELPHSIAVTIDDIIERDDQELVEIYANLFVERDSQKGIIIGKSGSRLKDVGMRARKEIEPLVGKRVFLSLRVKIAKEWQRDPKQLGRLGF; encoded by the coding sequence ATGACCAGAACAAATGAAAACCCGGCCGGTGATTATCGTGCGGGGTTTGTCTCGTTCGTGGGACGTCCCAACGTGGGCAAGTCCACTCTGACCAACGCCCTCGTAGGCGAAAAGGTCGCCATCACATCGTCGAAGCCGCAGACCACGCGGCGCGCCATTCGCGGAATTGTGCACCAAAAAAACGGCCAGCTGATTCTGGTCGACACCCCCGGCATCCACAAGCCCCGCACCCTTCTCGGTGAGCGGCTGAACAGTCTTGTCACCGCCACCCTCGCCGGCGTCGACGTGATCGGTCTCTGCATTCCGGCCAACGAGCCCATCGGCCCGGGTGACAAATTCATTAACGAGCAACTGGATGCCTTCCCGCGGGCCCGCAAGGTGGCCATCGTCACGAAGATCGACGCATCGTCGAAAACGAACGTGGCCAATCAGCTTCTTGCGGTGTCACAGCTGCGGGACTGGGAAGCAATCGTGCCCATTTCCGCAACCAGTCGCATCCAGTTGGACACCCTGGCCGTGGAGCTGCTGCGCCTGCTGCCCACCGCCGAGGCACCGCTCTACCCGGCCGATACAGTGACCGATGAGACGCTGGAATCCCGAATTTCCGAGTACATTCGCGAGGCTGCGCTGGAGGGAGTGACGGACGAGCTTCCACACTCCATCGCCGTCACCATCGACGACATCATTGAGCGTGATGATCAGGAGCTCGTGGAAATCTACGCGAACCTCTTCGTGGAGCGCGACAGCCAAAAGGGCATCATCATCGGCAAGTCCGGCAGCCGGCTGAAGGATGTGGGCATGCGAGCGCGCAAGGAAATCGAGCCCCTCGTGGGTAAGCGTGTCTTTCTGTCGCTGCGGGTCAAGATTGCCAAGGAGTGGCAGCGCGACCCCAAGCAGCTCGGACGACTGGGCTTTTAG
- a CDS encoding hemolysin family protein, with protein MIIGWFLAAAVGMIAFAGLMAAVDAAITAQSRADIAGLAETARAKRSLRAIASDIGAHLNAINFMRIIAETTAAVLVTLVFATTIDQLWLALLLSAFIMTAVSFVLVGASPRSVGRANPITLLRSSALLVHFVRVLLGPIANALVALGNRVTPGRTRLATFTSEDQLLSMVDEATELDVIEEAHRELIHSIFEFNETVVREVMIPRTDMITIEASATIDAAMGLFLSTGTSRVPVLDGEVDDVTGIVYLRDVARVMYERALDAESVTVAELVRPAVYVPESKPADATLRQMQTESNHLAMVVDEYGGIAGLVTLEDLIEELVGDISDEYDRESIEVEDLGDGHFRVSARLPVDELGELFDLELDDDDVDSVGGLLAKALGRLPVAGSVAGASGLILTAERTEGRRKRISTVLVERDEALIDAQAAFLGMPDDEGASGHDQNK; from the coding sequence ATGATCATCGGGTGGTTTCTTGCGGCTGCGGTCGGCATGATCGCCTTTGCTGGTTTGATGGCCGCTGTTGACGCCGCCATCACGGCCCAGTCCCGGGCCGACATTGCCGGGCTCGCCGAGACCGCGCGCGCCAAGCGGTCCCTGCGGGCCATTGCATCCGATATCGGCGCTCATCTGAATGCCATCAACTTCATGCGCATCATCGCGGAAACCACCGCCGCGGTCCTCGTGACCCTGGTTTTCGCCACCACTATCGACCAGCTGTGGCTCGCCCTCCTGCTGTCCGCGTTCATCATGACAGCAGTGTCCTTCGTGCTCGTCGGCGCCAGTCCCCGGAGCGTGGGGCGGGCGAACCCCATCACCCTGCTGCGATCGAGCGCCCTCCTCGTGCACTTTGTGCGCGTGCTTCTTGGTCCCATCGCAAACGCCCTCGTAGCGCTCGGAAACCGAGTGACGCCCGGGCGGACGCGGCTTGCCACCTTCACGTCGGAGGACCAGCTCCTGAGCATGGTCGATGAGGCCACCGAACTGGACGTGATCGAGGAGGCCCACCGGGAACTCATCCACTCCATCTTTGAGTTCAACGAAACGGTGGTGCGCGAGGTCATGATTCCGCGTACGGACATGATCACCATCGAGGCCAGCGCCACGATTGACGCGGCCATGGGTCTCTTTCTCAGCACGGGAACGTCACGGGTACCGGTTCTCGACGGTGAGGTGGACGATGTCACCGGAATTGTGTACCTGCGGGATGTGGCCCGGGTCATGTACGAGCGGGCACTGGATGCCGAGTCGGTGACCGTAGCCGAGCTCGTGCGCCCGGCAGTCTACGTTCCGGAATCCAAGCCAGCCGATGCCACGCTGCGCCAGATGCAGACCGAGTCCAATCACCTCGCGATGGTGGTTGACGAGTACGGCGGTATCGCCGGACTCGTCACCCTGGAAGACCTGATTGAGGAACTGGTCGGTGACATTTCCGATGAGTACGATCGTGAATCCATTGAGGTCGAAGATCTCGGGGACGGTCACTTCCGTGTCAGTGCACGACTCCCGGTCGACGAACTGGGAGAATTGTTTGACCTCGAACTTGACGACGATGACGTGGATTCGGTTGGCGGTCTCTTGGCGAAAGCACTCGGCCGGCTTCCGGTCGCTGGTTCCGTCGCCGGGGCCAGCGGTTTGATCCTCACCGCAGAACGAACAGAGGGTCGGCGAAAGCGCATCAGCACCGTGCTGGTGGAACGAGATGAAGCATTGATTGATGCGCAAGCGGCATTCCTCGGGATGCCGGACGATGAAGGAGCAAGTGGTCATGACCAGAACAAATGA